A portion of the Saimiri boliviensis isolate mSaiBol1 chromosome 1, mSaiBol1.pri, whole genome shotgun sequence genome contains these proteins:
- the LOC120361815 gene encoding mesoderm induction early response protein 2-like isoform X3, with product MGLLHAVPIGSGDHQFNLAEILSQNYSVEGECEEPSRCSDKPKEELEKDFISQSSNMPFDELLALYGYEASDPVSEQESKGGDVAPNLPDMTLDKGKKRKRRSHLLMTSPRP from the exons CGGTGCCCATAGGCTCTGGAGACCATCAGTTCAACCTCGCGGAGATCCTGTCACAGAACTACAGTGTTGAGGGGGAGTGCGAGGAGCCTTCGAGGTGCTCAGACAAGCccaaggaggagctggagaaggacTTCATCTCCCAG AGCAGCAACATGCCCTTCGATGAGCTCCTTGCACTCTATGGCTATGAGGCCTCAGACCCCGTCTCAGAGCAGGAGAGCAAGGGTGGTGACGTGGCTCCCAACCTCCCAGACATGACCCTGGACAAG gggaagaagaggaagagacgcAGTCATCTGCTGATGACCTCACCCC